AAGTGAAAATCTACTATCTATTTTATTAGCAAATTTCATTTGTGCCTTAACGCTTCTACCCATATGATCACAATCACAGTTAATACCTTTTTCCCTTAGTTTATTTATAAACTTTAAAGAATATCTGCTTGCATTGTCACCCATAGAGCCTACATATAAGTCTATATAGTTAGGTTTAGGAATTTCAATTCCCTCTTCTTCTAAGACAATTAAAAGTCTTTCCATTCCCATACCAAATCCAAAGGCTGGTGTACTCGGTCCACCAACTTCTTCTATAAGTCCATCGTATCTTCCACCGCCACATATAGTTAATCCATCAGCATTATTTATTATTTCAAAGGCTGTTTTTGTATAATAATCTAATCCTCTTACTATATATGGATCTACATTATACTCTATATCCAATGTATCTAAGTGTTTCTTTAAATCTTCAAAATGTTCATTACACTCTTCACATATGTAATCTAAAATTATAGGGGCACTCTTTCCTATTTCCTTACATCTTTTTTCCTTGCAATCTAGTATTCTCATAGGGTTTTTTTCAAATCTTGTTTTACAGGTTTCACATAGTTCTTCATAATTCTCTTTTAAATATGATTTTAAAGCATCATTAAACTTACCTCTACATTTAGGACATCCTAAACTATTTATATTTAAAGATAAATTATTCAAACCAAATTCTTTTAAAGACCTTATAGCAAGAGAAATCCCTTCTGCATCTATAGATGCTTGCTTAGACCCAAATACCTCTATACCAAATTGATGGAAATGTCTAAGCCTTCCTTTTTGCATTTTTTCATATCTAAATGCATCCACAAAATAATACATTTTACTAGGTTGTGCATCTGCATATATACTGTTTTCAATAAAAGCTCTAGCCACTGGAGCTGTCCCTTCTGGCTTTAAAGTTAGACTTCTTCCTCCTTTATCCTCAAAAGTATACATTTCTTTTTGCACTACATCTGTTGTCTCACCTACACCTCTTTCAAAAAGCTCTGTATGTTCAAACATTGGTGTTCTTATCTCTCTCATACCATAAGTTTCTGCAACTTTTCTTAACTTCTTCTCCATATAAATCCATTTATGTGAATTATTTGGTAGTAAATCCTTTGTACCTTTTGGTGCTTTAATTGCCATTTTAACTCCTCCTATCTTATAAAATTTTATACGTACAAATTATCTAAAAGTTCTATCTTTTTTTCTATCATTTCATTAATTCTATT
The nucleotide sequence above comes from Hathewaya histolytica. Encoded proteins:
- the hisS gene encoding histidine--tRNA ligase, with the translated sequence MAIKAPKGTKDLLPNNSHKWIYMEKKLRKVAETYGMREIRTPMFEHTELFERGVGETTDVVQKEMYTFEDKGGRSLTLKPEGTAPVARAFIENSIYADAQPSKMYYFVDAFRYEKMQKGRLRHFHQFGIEVFGSKQASIDAEGISLAIRSLKEFGLNNLSLNINSLGCPKCRGKFNDALKSYLKENYEELCETCKTRFEKNPMRILDCKEKRCKEIGKSAPIILDYICEECNEHFEDLKKHLDTLDIEYNVDPYIVRGLDYYTKTAFEIINNADGLTICGGGRYDGLIEEVGGPSTPAFGFGMGMERLLIVLEEEGIEIPKPNYIDLYVGSMGDNASRYSLKFINKLREKGINCDCDHMGRSVKAQMKFANKIDSRFSLVIGDSELEENAARLKRMSDGEQFEIILDNIDAIADIIKEK